Genomic window (Plasmodium knowlesi strain H genome assembly, chromosome: 9):
GTCCTCAGTTCCCCTCATCCTgcgaaaaagaacaaacataATGGcaagatatatttttcctgtaaTTCACATGATAATTCCTCTATTGtcataaaaatttaagtAGACAATGAGGATCGAATTGGTAATGTATTCCTGCGATCATCTCACTAAATGggtcaaaggaaaaaagggctTCATGTAAAAAGCCCACTGTGTGACAAGTGAAAACATTTTGTGTCATTCCGGATTGAAGGGGATCTTTCCTGTCAGGGTATAAATGACCATGGTTCcttcaaaaaataattcttatTTGCGTTGCGCAAACGAGTGGAAATATTCATGGTCGACTTTGCCAAGTCTACAACAAAAAGGGTTTATTTGCAGGATGACGCCCCCTAGCACATCATCTCGTAAACCttcttaaaaaggaaaaatgggtaACAGAAAACATTCGACGGAAACACCTCCCAATTGTTGTAATTATTGAAGATGGGGAAAGAAGTTCAAACATGAAATCACAACATCACCTTCCCCCAATAAACAAACTCTATACAGCCcaccaaaaggaaaacaccCACTGATATTGGCGTACACAATGGGAGACACCCCCATGATGCTCCTCAACTATGTTGTCCACTTACAAAGTGTAATCCTCACGAAGAACTTGAACTTAACTTTttcaaacaatttttttattttaaatttaagcTGCACTATTTTTAAAGTTAGATAtctttccacctttttggtagaaaaaaaaaaaaaatttctaatGTTACATGCAAACAAacatgtattcatttttcatttccatgacaaaatggaaataacatCATATAGTTATACTttgcacatgtgtgtgtacaaaTGCAAACAGGTCTAATTATTTTGTTAACTCATCTAAAAACAATGATGAATGGCTTCTAGTGAagcctaaaaaaaaaaaaaaaaaattcatactATTATATAAAGACAGATTCCATACATAATAGtcgtatgaaaaaaaaaagcaaaaaattaaaagaaaaaaaaaaaaaaaactacatttgtgttctttctttttttcttcttttatattgttttgctttccctttttttttttttttcccttaagatGCATTCGCTTTATTGTAAACTTCGATGTGTATCatgtaagaaaaatatcaGATGACATGATAAAAAAGTTATGGGCATATTGAGGCAGCCTCACAACTTTGATATCCTTGGttctgttattttatttttttttaaggtatTTAcgataccattttttttttcgttttatttatttttttttttttttatgcacatatttatttattttacattACAACCCGTGTGTGTTTGTTGAATGGTTCCCAATGCCCGTTCCTCAAAATGGACGAAAACTGGTAATACCATTTTTAACACAATGTGATTGCAAAGttgtataaataaaataaggcaaaaaaaataaacctttttttcttcttccttccttggGTCTCTTTTTCCTGGGAGATTGTGCTAAAATGGGACTTTTCCTCTTCAGTTCCAGCTTCCAAACTGTCACATTTAACCACCAAAACCATATAAGGTTCTTCCTTGTCTTTTCAACGAGTACACAATGTCCATAGCAGTGACAGTCTTTCTCTTTGCGTGTTCAGTGTACATGATGGAATCTTTAATTACATTTTCTAGGAAGACTTTTAACACTCCTCTGATTTCTTCGTATATCAAACCGGAGATACGCTTTACACCACCTCTTCTGGCCAAACGTCTGATGGCTGGTTTGGTGATACCTTGAATGTTATCTCTTAAAATCTTTCTGTGCCTCTTGGCTCCTCCCTTTCCCAATCCTTTGCCTCCCTTTCCTCGTCCTGACATTTTCgcttaaattattttatataaaaaaaaaggggaagttgaaaaaaaggaaaaaaaaaaaaaaaaactaaaaatttGGTTAATTTGgtgaatgtgaaaaaaaaaaaaaatgtatgatatgatttatatttaatttatatatggaatatatattttttttttttttagttttttcgagatttattttaaaaaaaaaaaaaaaaaatatatgaacagttcataattttttttttttaattattttaaattttcattttcggcGTGCgcatttcgttttttaaattttgagatttttgatttttattaattataaATTTGGGCATTGCTCGGCGCGTGAAAATTGGCTCATTATTCGGCTCGTAAATTTGGTCGTCACCCGGCGCACAAGTTTTgagattttctttttttttttttttcgttaccGGTATCGTTGCGCTGTGTGTTACGTGTCacgttttgattttttttttttttttttttttttttttatgtgcatatattttttcagcTTGTTGCGCGTTATGTGCAGAGTTTGCTCTGGGCCCGCGCCACCATAGCTCtttgtattcctttttttttttttaaatcgttTTTGAGTCGAAACGGCTGCGCTGctcatatataaatgtacgtACTGtcgtgttcgcacatttggCGTTCACACGtcgtatatataaatatatatatatatatatatatatacatatacatacatgtgtacatttttatttttatttctcctttatatataaatgcattGTGCGGGGCGGTGAGCCGTACATTTTGCATAATTGTCCCCGTGCGCCAACTGCGCCaggaaagaatatataaGTAAATGCATTCGCAGCCAGTAGCGCCCACACATACGCGTATTCCTAttcgtatatataaaaacacccttgtacatatatatgcatttgttTTATGCGCACCCCCCTGCCATCCCATGTGTACGGGGCGAACAAAAATCCTTACAGTGGCTCCCAATTTATGCCAGGGCGCATGACATATGCTCAgagtaaatatatatatatgtatacatatatataaatatatatatatatatacatacatatatacatttatatttatgtttGCATACCTAGTGGACAATGTCACCCGCGCCACTATTTGGACATGGAGCGCACGGCGGTTCGCGTCATGTACATATTATAAACATTTACCCACGTACGCATATAATAGTACGTGCTTCTCGCTTCAAGCCATGTCATACCCTCGCAGTTCCAGTTCACGAAAATAAATTGCGCGATGAGTAAACACAAACTGCCATACGTGTAAGTGCATTCTTTCATACAAAAATTGTTAGCGCCAAAAGTGTCAAAGGGGTACTCGTCGTGCGCCTAGTGCCCCAGCAAGGGAAAGTCattcaaaattaaaaagcgATTTTAACGTACATCTCAGCAAAGGAATCTTTTTCATGTTCGTCATTTCGTGCACACGCCAAAATAACTCTGTAGTTCTCCCCTTTCGTGACATTTATCCTCATTACCCGCACGCTTGCGAAAGGtaaattccttttccccaaTTGTCCGTCGTCCTATTGCCCCATTTTTACCCTGCGGTTCAGGGAGCACACaaaaatttccccttctcctccGTGGGCTGAATGAGCCAATTTGACccatatgaaaaaaagatgaaaagagAAGATAAATCGGGAACTGTTCTAATTCCATTTGAATTGTGATACGAAATTATCACGCCACAATTGGTGTATTGATTCTTGGGGAGGGGAGCACCACCTTAAAATCTACCTAAATTTGAAGAGGTGGCAAATGCAGGTTAACCCCAAGGTGTGCACATTTTAGTATCATACACTTTGCCTTCTTTGCGTCGGCTTATATCATCTTGGCCTATGGATGGTTTGAGTTCACAATTTTAAACAGATCATTTCGGGATGGTAGGGGTTCCATCACTTTGCATGTTCATATCCTATGTGGTGTGTTTTAACACCTCAAGCTTACTTTTATGTTGGTCTGACCCTCATGTGCATTGCCACATTTTACCATATTAACCCGCGTGCGTCACAAACTTCCAGTTTTATCACACAGACCGCGAATAAATGTTGAACAGACAAAATTCGAAATATCCCCCTTTCACACGCAAATGTGCACCACCATCCATTGAGATGTAGCCAATGTGAGCTATGACATATTCCAAAGCCTTTGTAGGTTTGTCTTCCCCGAGGCAAATACAAACTTAATGCTATTTTCTCCTACATAGgtgtgtttttattttttgccgAATATATGCCCTCATTGTTTTTTGTGCTTACATGGTTTTATCTTTCCCTCTGTTTCCTACCGAATAAAATGGTATCATCACTTGGAAGGCGGAAAAACAGTCTTACACATTTATAACTATACTTAGTAATGGAACGGAAACAGAAAGGCAAACGAATGTACAATTGAACAACCGTCCATTGATGCAGTACCCCCTTAACGATATGCAACTGCGCAATTACGCGCGATCTTTGCGCAAGGATATAAAGTGTGAGCGCTTCAAAGTACTTCCAAAAAGGATTTGCATCAGAAGTTCCTGAAAAAATCATTTTCCGTTTTGCACAAAGGTAAAATTTGCCTCAAAATGGTGGATTACAATTCCAAGTTGTTGGAGTTTACTTGgttccatttattttcctcaacGTGATTTTCCGCTCAGACGCTTCAAAACAGCGTCGAGTAGCAAAACTGTAATGCTCATCATCGTAAATAAGTACaaatttgcaattttttttaaaaaggatgctttttctttccaactGTTTGGTAAAGGGTACACGTCGCGTTGGATGTAAATCGAATGGAACAAAATCGAACAAGCGGGCCGAAAGGTACCAAACTGAATATAACGAACGGGCAAaactcttctttttaaaagcaCACACGCGCACTATGGAGTACATAAGTAAGAGTTTCCTTCACCTTCAAGTCAGAGCGAACTTCGTAGTAAAATTGTGATCGACCCTGAAGgcaggggggaaaaagataGCTGCTTTGAACTAAAGATTCACTGGCAACCAAATTCCTCATGTGCATACGTAAGCGCAGATTTATAAAAATCGCCCCATCATTTAAGCATATACGTAATgttcatacatatatatatatatatatatgcacgtacATGCGCTGCACAAGCGGCCCAATTGTGCTCCCCCTGGTGCGCACAGTTACATGCACACGGGAAATTATACATCCTTTCCAGCTCCTGCTATAGTATCATTTCGCCTTTTTGATCAAAGCGGCGAATCGCAGTGGGGAaggtgcatatatgtatgtacatacacccGTGTGTGTATTGCGCATATTACGAATCAATTTCCCAGCAAGGGGCGATTTTTTGgaatgctaaaaaaaaatatgaaccggTCAGGCGATAAAAAGCTGCTGGGCGATACAAACGATTGCGCGATATACAAACTCTTTTAACCCATAGGAAACGAgcgccttctttttttccccaccccttcctcttcttcttttgtgtgtgcgcatatataaaaaaatagcgaAACGCGGAGACGATTTTTGTCCCTCCCtgcatgtgcatataaaaagtatcgttaaaaaaaaaaaaaaaaaaaaaaaaaaccatatgttcgttatatatatataaaaaaaattactgcCTGATTGACTTGTACACATGCACTCGCGtgtacttttatttttttttttttatttttcaaaatggtcattcgttttatttttattttatttttaatttattttatttttcttttttgcaatatttaaaaataatatttaaaaaaaaaaaaataatatattaaaaatatattttaagatttttataaattcctaaattatttttcataaaattcagcacatttctttattcaatttttatacgcattttccctttttttttttccccaccaaagtaacagtttttttttttttttttttcctttacatttttatatatcaCACAAAATGGTATCCAAAAAGCCAGCGAAAGCGAAAAAGGCCGCCACTGGTCCTGacggaaagaagaagagaaaaaagtcAAAATATGACAGCTATGgactttacatttttaaagtttTGAAACAAGTTCACCCAGACACTGGTATTTCGAGGAAATCCATGAACATCATGAACTCCTTCCTTGTTGATACTTTTGAGAAAATTGCAACTGAAGCCTCCAGATTGTGTAAATACACCAAAAGGGACACCTTGTCATCACGTGAAATTCAAACTGCCATCAGATTGGTATTGCCAGGAGAATTGGCCAAGCACGCAGTTTCGGAAGGAACCAAGGCCGTTACGAAATTTACCTCCAAGTAATTTTAGTACCACACAGAGGCCCATTgcccaaaatggaaaataaaaaaaaacatataaaaataaagtgtaAATATGCATCAATtggaaatttttaatatgatatataaaaatgtttaaaaaaaaaagtgaaactgaaaaaaaaaaaaaaaggtgccattttacaccctttaaaaaaaaaaaaaaaaaaaaaaaaatagctaactgaaaggaacatatatatatatatatatgaaaagaaggataattacagagaagaaaaagacaaagcAGAAAGAAGTTGCAGTTATGGATGTTTCGGTACGATTGGAGTGGAAAAATCTCGTTCGTTCACCGAGTAGCTCCCTCTACTGCCGTCTGATTTGTCCATCAAGTTATTCCATTCATAtggtagaagaagaaagaatgaaaagctgaattgcatatatatggTCAAAATGGCTATGCCAACCCTTAACATGGAGACTGTTTGCACGACTTTTGTGTGTTTTTGCATGGCAGCCCATGCAGGTATGCATACGAACTTCTCTCACCAAATTAAGACGAATGCTATAATGAACAGTAGGAGGAATGATGTATGAAGCTGTGTGAATGTGGTGTGTGTACTTTTCTGCACTCGTGCATGCTCGCATGTGTGCAGCTGTACATGCACTACCTTCTCATGAGCGTCGGGCTATCCGGAAGAGTCACACGGGGCATACCCGGTATTTCTTTCGACTGACAAATTTTGGCAATTGATATGAATGCATTGTAGTCCCAGGACCAATGCTTTTCATAACATGCGCCTTAAAATGATCAGCGGGAAAgtgtatgcatgtgtacTCGTCGTGCATTTGTGTGTATCTGGTAAAGTACCGCAGTGTGCTAAGGATTTCCACCCCGTACATAGTGCCGTACACATATtttgtgtactttttttcatgttttttttttttttttttttttaagtttagTTAAATTCAAATAGACAACTTTACGAAGGCTTCACTAGAAGCCATTCCCTTGTtaactccttcctttttttttcataaggaaaaatttatatgcGTGGAAGCGTTTTTAAATACCCTCATGGCATCGCTCCGTTTGTTACATTCGGAAAAATAGAGCACCGGTTGAAGCACAATTATTGCATAGCGACGCAACCAGTGGAGATGTTCATTTGTGTGCAACTTTTCACATTCGAACCGATAGAAGACCGAGGGGGGAGCCTCGAAGTAAGTGGAAAATATTCCCCTCCGGCATTCTTTCGAAgggataaaatatttttgttggTTCTCTTTCCCAAATGAATCATCCAAGGTAATCTTTTCCAGCTGCGTTCTAAATCTTCCGTTACACTTTTATACAACCCTTACTTATACACGTTATATATGCTCAAATAAGAATGCTCCGAATGCAGATGTATGGGGAAGTCTTTAACCTCAAAATTGAGATACTTAGCCATGAGAAGGGTGGCCCTTTCCTCCCTCTCCTCTCTGAGATTTGAAGTCATCGCGAATGGGCAATATGCTTCGCGTGAAATATGACTAGGCCTTTCTGTACGGACGAAAACGATTCGTTAGTTAAGATATTCACAAAAAATGTCATGTGGAAAAATGTAGTTACGAATTACCTTCACCTTCTGTGGGtttatatgcacatgcacTCTCTACCCCTACACATATGCAACCAGGTGAAGAAGTACCTCACTCTTTGCCAGTAGGGCCGTTCCGTGGCAGTTCCATTCCGCCTCCTTGCACGTGAACCCTAAAGAGGGGTGAGTAGGGCGTCGCCTtgattagaaagaatatgtCAAAGTTACACATGGGACGAACTTCAGGGAGAAGTGCCACGGGTAATCATTACGCGGTGTTCGGTATTCTCTTCGCGGAAGGTTACCCTCCTCCACCTACCGCAAGGCATTTCCAGTAT
Coding sequences:
- a CDS encoding histon H4, putative, which translates into the protein MSGRGKGGKGLGKGGAKRHRKILRDNIQGITKPAIRRLARRGGVKRISGLIYEEIRGVLKVFLENVIKDSIMYTEHAKRKTVTAMDIVYSLKRQGRTLYGFGG
- a CDS encoding histone H2B, putative, with the translated sequence MVSKKPAKAKKAATGPDGKKKRKKSKYDSYGLYIFKVLKQVHPDTGISRKSMNIMNSFLVDTFEKIATEASRLCKYTKRDTLSSREIQTAIRLVLPGELAKHAVSEGTKAVTKFTSK